GAATGTGCGGGTAAAGTTGACTATACTAAATACATAGTGAAATCGCTCTGATTACACTGTAAAATAAATTAAGTGTTTGACAGCTAAAAGAAGGATGAGGAGATAAAATGCCACTAAAAAATAACTCAAAGAAAATTCACGCAGTGGATCTTTTTTGCGGTATTGGTGGATTGACAAAAGGTCTCGATTTGTCTGGTATTAGCGTCAAGGCAGGTTTTGATATTGACCAGTCGTGCCAATACGCATATGAGGCAAATAATCCTCAATCAAAATTTTTCACCACCGATATTCGTGACATTCAATTCAGCGATATTGCTCCACATTACAAGGACGCGAATATTGTGGTGATGGCCGGTTGTGCGCCTTGCCAGCCTTTTTCAGCGCATAATCAAAATAGAAAGACGCAAAATTTTCGAACGGATGATTGTTCTTTGGTCGGGGAATTTGCTCGTCTTATTAGAGAGGGCTTGCCCGACTTAGTCACTATGGAAAATGTTCCTGGGCTCGCCAAACACGAAGCATTTGACGAATTTCTTGTAATGCTCAACGACTTGGGTTACGAGTTGGACTATGATGTTTTGTCATGCGCGGATTACGGTGTTCCACAAAATAGAAAACGCCTTGTTCTATTAGCGTCCAGGCTGGGTGAAATTTCTTTGCCTTGCCCAATGGGAGACAAAAAGACTGTTGCCGACTTCATCCAACACTTGCCTGCGATTAAAGCCGGAGAAGCCTGTCCCGATGACCCTGCTCATATTTCGATGGCATTGTCCGAGAAAAACAAATTACGAATTAGTCAATCAAAACCAGGAGGAACATGGCAGGATTGGGACGAGGATATTATCAACGATTGCCATCGTAAGGCATATTATTCATCGTCCTATGGCAGAATGCGTTGGGATGCGCCCGGGCCAACCATCACTACACAATTCTGTTATTACAGCACTGGACGATTCGGGCATCCTGAACAGGACCGGGCTATATCAGTTCGTGAAGCTGCATTGTTACAAACTTTCCCACCCGATTACAAATTCGCAGAGTTCGGACACCCCGTTATCATAACCAAAACGGCGCGGTACATTGGCAATGCTGTGCCGGTCAAACTGGCTGAAGCCATTGGCAAATCACTTATAGAGGCAGCAAATGTCCAATAGCAGATATAGAATGAGTATCAGTTTGAATGTGCTTAACCACTTGGGATTGAACCTGTATAGCAATACGCCAGCGGTGCTTGCCGAAGTAATTGCCAACGCTTGGGATGCCGATGCTACTGAAGTAAAAGTTGATTTCAATATTGCACAGAAAACGATTACCGTTACCGATAATGGTCACGGAATGGACGTGGATGACATCAACGATAAGTATCTGCATGTTGGGTATCAAAAGAGGGGGGATACGTCCGATTATCACACGCCTGGTGGTAGAAAACCGATGGGTAGAAAAGGTATTGGGAAGTTGTCTTTGTTTTCCATTGCGAAAAAAATCTTTGTCTATAGCCTCAAAAAAGGAGGTGAGAACGAATCCTTTTTAATGGATTCAGACGAGATTAAAAAGGCTATACAGAATGAAGACCCGTCATCGCCAGGTGAATACGAACCTGAACAAGTGAAGTTTGACGTTGACATTGAGAAACAGGGGACGATCATAAAAATTACGGAACTGAAGAAGCTGCGATTGACACAGGCTTCAATCAATGGGCTTAGAAAGAGAATTGCCCGTAGATTTGGAATTATCGGTGAGCAGTGGGATTTTCGTATCTTCGTGAATGGCGAAGAGGTAAACTTTTCTGACCGAGATTATTTTCACAAAGCTCGTTTTATTTTTCAATATGGCGCCTATGACTATGCTCAATATTGCCAAAATTTAGACACGGATAACGACACGGGCGACAAGATGAGCTTTGAACGCCCCTGTCGTTTCGATTCGAAGGGCAATGCCACCGAAGAAGGGGTACACAAAATTAGCGGCTGGATCGCCATCGCACGTCACTCTAACGATTTGGATGACGGACAAGGGCAGGAAGATAACCTTAACAAAATCACGATTGTTGTACGAGGTAAAGTGGCACAGGAAGATATTTTGAATGAACTCCGAATGGGATCAATGATAAGCAAATTCATCTACGGAGAAATTTACGCTGATTTTCTTGATGAAGACAGAAAAGAGGACATTGCCACTTCCAGTCGCCAAAGACTTGTTGAAGATGACCCGCGCTATATTGCAACTAAGAAGTTCATTGATAATGAAATTAAGCACATACGGACAGAAACGGATAAACTTAAAGAAAAGAAAGGATTAGAACAGGCGATTACGTACAACCCCTATATCAAAGAGTGGTATGATGAATTACGGCCGCCTCACTTGCAAGAACCAGCAAAGAAAATTTTTGCTGCTATCGATCAAGCAGGAGTAGATGAGGCACATAAACAGAATTTCTACGCTGATGGAGTATTACTTTTT
The nucleotide sequence above comes from Gemmatimonadota bacterium. Encoded proteins:
- a CDS encoding DNA cytosine methyltransferase; this translates as MPLKNNSKKIHAVDLFCGIGGLTKGLDLSGISVKAGFDIDQSCQYAYEANNPQSKFFTTDIRDIQFSDIAPHYKDANIVVMAGCAPCQPFSAHNQNRKTQNFRTDDCSLVGEFARLIREGLPDLVTMENVPGLAKHEAFDEFLVMLNDLGYELDYDVLSCADYGVPQNRKRLVLLASRLGEISLPCPMGDKKTVADFIQHLPAIKAGEACPDDPAHISMALSEKNKLRISQSKPGGTWQDWDEDIINDCHRKAYYSSSYGRMRWDAPGPTITTQFCYYSTGRFGHPEQDRAISVREAALLQTFPPDYKFAEFGHPVIITKTARYIGNAVPVKLAEAIGKSLIEAANVQ
- a CDS encoding ATP-binding protein, which gives rise to MSISLNVLNHLGLNLYSNTPAVLAEVIANAWDADATEVKVDFNIAQKTITVTDNGHGMDVDDINDKYLHVGYQKRGDTSDYHTPGGRKPMGRKGIGKLSLFSIAKKIFVYSLKKGGENESFLMDSDEIKKAIQNEDPSSPGEYEPEQVKFDVDIEKQGTIIKITELKKLRLTQASINGLRKRIARRFGIIGEQWDFRIFVNGEEVNFSDRDYFHKARFIFQYGAYDYAQYCQNLDTDNDTGDKMSFERPCRFDSKGNATEEGVHKISGWIAIARHSNDLDDGQGQEDNLNKITIVVRGKVAQEDILNELRMGSMISKFIYGEIYADFLDEDRKEDIATSSRQRLVEDDPRYIATKKFIDNEIKHIRTETDKLKEKKGLEQAITYNPYIKEWYDELRPPHLQEPAKKIFAAIDQAGVDEAHKQNFYADGVLLFESLKMNYALEKLETIDASNLDEFLSYLSDVDAIEAARYHEIVQERLSIIRKLREQVDKNVIEALLRDYIFDHLWLLDPAWERATEYKHMEQTLQRVVDGVTQKNKFVRTDIRYRRVSGAHVIIELKRPERLLEKTEIESQIRKYIAAVGNELKKDPNESHLLIESFCIVDRLPQGWEDRETRRTDEDSLKLYRIRVLTYTELINNANSAYSKFIQASESVTELRTLLDNIRSYKAESNDREP